GAGGCGTTGAAGATTCTGGCCGCCTTGCCCGAATCGATGCGCCAGTCGGTCACTTCGGTGACCGCCGAGACGCGGGACTCCGTGACCACTACGCTGAACGATGGCGAACGGGTTATCGTGTGGGGCGATTCCTCGGATCTCGAGCTCAAAAAAGCGGTGGTCGACAAAATCATCAACGACCCCAACGTGATCGGCGACAAAAAGCAGGTCGACGTCTCCGCGCCCCTCAAACCCATCATCAAATAGCGTCTCCCGCCATCAGACGCATGTCGGATGCCGGGAGACGGCCCGCGTCCGCCGTGGCGGGCAGCGGACGCGCGAGCCGCCAGCTATCGATTGAGCGCGTCCGCGATGACGGCGATGCTCGCGCCGGCGTGCGCGTATATCTCCTCGGGGCTTTCCGTCTGCCCATGCAGATGCCAGGTGTTCATCACGGCCGGGAGGATGTTCGTCAGGATGGAGACCAGATAATCGGATTCGGCGTCGGTCATCGTCGACGCGTCGGCGAAAATCCGCTTCATAAGCTCGCCGTTCCTCATATGCGTGTCGTAGATGATGCCCGTCAGATTGTTCTCGACCAGCGTGCTCACCAGCGTCCCATGGCCCAGCCATCGTTCGATGAAGACGAGGAGCAGGTCGCGGTTCGTCGCGAACCGTCGTTGGGACAGCTCGTCCGCCAGTTCCTGGAAGATCCGATCGCACCGGTAGGACAGCACATCGTCGATCGCGTCGAAAAGGCGGTAGAAGGTGGCCCGGCTGACATAGGATCGTTCACAGATGTCCCTGACGTGGATTTTCCGATATTCCTTTTCCCGCAGACATCGCTCGAGGCCGTCGCATATCAGTTCCGCGGATTGTCTGGCCCGTTTGTCGTTCGACACGTGATGCATATCCGCCATCTCCTGTTCTGAGACATTCTTATTCGCTTTGTACAACATCTCTGAGACAAGTGTGTCACAACTTTGAGTTCTGATACGTTTGTCTCAGAAAAGGAGGTATGGCAATGAATAAAACCGGATTGAGCTGGTGGAGCGACCGCGCGTGGTTGTGGTTCGGCTGGTGCGTCACCGCCGTCATCACCGTGCTGATTCTGCTGAATTGGAGGACGTGGTCGGCCGAGCTGAAACTCGTCGCGGCGATCGCCGCGCTGATTCCCGTCCACGCCACGGAGGAGTGGGTGTTTCCTGGAGGGTTCAACTTCCAATACAACACCTTCCTGTATCGGTCCGCGCGACCGGACCGATATCCGATGTGCCGGGCGTCCGACATGATCACGGTGCTGGGCGTCACGATCATGTACGCGGTTGTGGCTTTCGCGTATGCGGTCGGCGGCGGAGCGGTGCATGCCGGCGTGCTGATGAGCGCGATGGCGTTCTCAGCGCTCGAAGTGGTGTTCCACACGTACTGCGGTGTGCGGGCGTATCTCATGTACCGGAGCAAGGGAAAAACGACCATATACGGGCCCGGATCCATCACCGCCTATCTCGGCTTCGGCGTGCTGGGCGTCCTGATGTTCTACAGCCTGCGGGACATGTCGATCGGAGCGTCGGATTGGGGGCTGTGCGCGTTGATTCTGGCGGCCATCGTCTGCTTCTGTTTCATTCCGGAGCAGGCGTTCAAGAACAAGGTCGATTCATACTATTTCGAAACCAACGGTTACTACGACCGCTTTCTCAAATAATGCGTCCTGAACCGCGGGCGGGGTTCTCTCTGCGTGTGAAGACAACAAAAACGCCACTGCCTTGCGGCAGTGGCGTTCTCATATCCGTGGAGCTGCGGGGAATTGAACCCCGGTCCGATGACCGTACCCTCAGTCTTCTACGTGCGTAGTCTGCTGGCCGTGCGGCGGTTTTTCTGCCCCCGTCTATGTCGCAGACGACGGACGGCGGGCATATCTGCAGTGAAAGTCCCTTGGCGGCCCTGAAGCTCAGCCGTCAAAGCAAGTCTTCTTAACGACGCTCAGCTTCTCCCCGAAGACGAAGGAGAGTGAACGGAGCGGCTGCTCACTGGTTAATCCTGGCGCGAAGCTCAGGCAGCGAGAGCGAACTCAGTGCGGTTAGATTTAGCACTTATTCTTTTGCAGGGGACATCCACGAGCGGACCCTGCGTTCTCGGCACGCTTCCCTGCGACGAACAGGTCACCGTCGAAACCGATCAGCCCCAATCTTGAGTTATCAAGCCTCCGGCGCGAATGGCCGGACATTTTAATATACACCGATGGTCGGTTTCTCCCCAATCCAAGCGGGCGTGTTCCTCTGATGGCGTAAGCCCCACGCCTATGGCAAAGCGAATGCCGGCGCGCGAGCCGCCGTATGGGCGGCGGTCACGGCCGGCATTCGCCTGACGATGGACAGCGAGGGGACGGGCTCGGCTTACTTGCCGATCTCGGCGAGATAGTCGGGCATGGTGTCGGGGTACTCCGGCCACGCGCCGGCCTGGGTGCACACGTAGGCGGCGGTGTTGACCGCGCGGCGGTGGGCCTCGGTGAGGGGTTCGCCCGCGAGGATGTGCGCGGTGAAGGTTCCGGAGAAGGAATCGCCGGCGCCCACCGTGTCGGTGACCGTGACATGCGGGGTGTCCACGGTGGAGGACTCGCCCTTCTTGGACAGGATGGTGCTGTAGGCGCTGCCCGCGGTCAGGATCACGTAATCGAGGTCGAACTCCTCGATGAACCAGCGCCCAGCGTCCTCGCCGGAGGTGCCGCGGATGTCGAACATGTCGCGCAGCAGCAGCAGTTCCTCGTCGTTGATCTTGAGCACGGTGGCGGCGTTGAGCAGCTCCTCGATAAGCTCCTTGGAATAGTGGTCGCCGCGCAGGTTGATGTCGAAGAACTTCATGGCGCCCGGCTTGGTGTGCTTGAGCAGCTCGGTGATGGTGTCGTGCGATTCGGGGGAGCGCAGGGCCAGGGTGCCGAAGCACACGGCGTCGGCCTTGGCGACCACGTCGATGAGCTCGCGGGTGTAGAGGATGTGGTCCCAAGCGACGCCCTTGACGATGGTGTATTCCGGAATGCCGTTCTTGAGCGACACCTCGACGGTGGAGGTCGGCCAGGCGTTGCGCTGGATGATGGTGTGGATGCCGGCCTTCTTGGCCTCCTCGAGCAGCTCGTCGCCGAGCTCATCCTCGCCGACCGCGCTGATGGAGTAGCCGTCCGCGCCGTTCTTCATGGCATGGTAGGCGAAGTTGACCGGCGCGCCGCCCGCGCGCTTGCCGGTGGGGAGCATGTCCCACAGGAGTTCGCCGAGGCTCAGGACGATGGGGGTGGACATGGTGGGTTCCTTTCTGTGGAGGGGAGGATGTTGGGTTGTGAGGTTGCTGCCGACGGACACCCGGGATTAGGTGACGTCGAAGAACACCGAGGGGTGTTCCAAAAACTGGGTGATGGCCACCGCCGCGGCGCCCGCCACGGCGGCGTCGGTGGACAGTCCGGACAGGGTGATGGTGGTGGAGTCGTTGAGTTCGGAGATCACGCGTTCGTCCACCACGCGGCGCACCTCGTTCAGCAGCGGCGCGCCCGCCTCGGATACGATGTCGCCGAGGACGATGTGGCTGGGGTTGAACGCGTTGAAGATGGTCACGCAACCGTATCCGACGAAGCGCGCGACCTGCCTGAGCAGGTGGTTGGCCGTCGCGTCTCCGGCGTCGCAGAGGGCGAACAGCGCCCGGCACGCCTCGGCGTGCGACATATCCGCCGAGCCGGGGATCAGTCCGTCCGTGGCGTTGACGAGTTCGTGGATGGCGCTGGCCGAGCAGTAGCGTTCCAGGCATCCGACGTTGCCGCAGTCGCAGGGCCTGCCGTTGACGTCGATGCTGACATGGCCGATCTCCGTGGCGGCGCCGAGCGCGCCGTTGATGAGGTGGCCGTTGTCGATAGCGCCGAGCCCCACGCCTTCGCCCACGAGATAGTAGGCGAGATTGTTCGCGGCGATGTCGGGGTCGAACAGGTATTCGGCGAGCGCACCGGCGCGGGCGTCCTGTTCGAGGAACACGGGGACGCGGAAGGCGTCGGCGAATTCGCGCAGGAAGTTGACTTTGCGCCATTCCTGCATGGAGGAGACGACGGCGATGCGTCCGATTCCACGCAGGTAGGGGCCGGGCACGGCCATGCCGACGGCCATGATGCGTTTGTCGTTGGCGAGCAGGTCGTTGACTTTGGTGTGGATGGTGGCGATGGTGTCCCAGACGGTGTCGTTGGACACGGTGGGCAGGTTGTCCAGGGAGAGCCGGTTGCCGGCGAGGTCGAATACGCCGATCTGCACCAGGCTGCGTGCGAATTTGACGCCGATGACGCGGAAGTGCGAGGTGTCGAGTTTGAGTCCGATGGAACGGCGGTTTTTGCTGCCTTCGATATCGCCGGTCTCTTTGATCACACCGGCTTCGATCAGGCGCGCGGTGATTTTCGTGATGGCCGCGGGGGTGAGCTCCAGCGCTTTGGCGATTTGCGCCCGGGAGCTGACGCCGTGGTGGTAGAGGTGCTGCAGGATGCGGGAACGGTTGGATTCGGAGATGGATGCCTGTGAGGCCGTGGTGTTGGCGGGTGTTGTGGCGTTCACCATGAACCTCCTTGCTCCGTCGCGGGTGTGCTCGTGTCTTGTCCGCTCATCTTTGAATCTGAACTTGATTTGAATATTAACGCAGTTAATCAATAAACGCAATTAAGATTCAAAATCGGCGTGTCGCCTAGGATATGCGACGTCGAGGGTGCGGGTGATTCGTTGAGAATGTGTGGCACCTCCAAGGCCGCGGTTCGCGTCGTTTGGGGTCATAGGCGCTTGATGTGCCGGTAGATCACGGCGACGGCCTCGCCTTGTATGGTGATGTCGTCGCCGCACTGTCCGCGACGCACCAGGGTTCGTTCCCGCCATGTCGAATCGGTGGTTTGGTCGAGGTGGCTTTGGAGCGCGTCGATGAACCCGTCGTTGATGATGTCGGCGGGGCCGTACACGCATACGTCGCCCAGGTCGAACATGCCGATCGGCATCGCAAGCGCCTGTCCTAGCCGGCGCGCCGCCTCCGCCAGGATGTCGGCGTGCGCGTCCGGCGGGCTGTCGTGCAGCTGCGAGTAGATGACCGGCGCCGAGGTGAGCCGTTCCAGGCAGCCTCGTTTGCCGCACGGACAGGGCGGTCCCTGCGGTTCGAGCGAGATGTGGGCGATCTCTCCGGCCGCGTGGTTCTCGCCGATCACGACGGTGTCGTCGACCAGGATGGCGGATCCGATGCCTCTGCGCACGCGCACGAACAGAAGGTTGGGTCCTCCCTGTCCGAAGAACCGCTCCGCCATCATGGCGGCGATGGCGTCGTTGTCGACCGTCACCGGCAGGTCGAAACGACGTTCTATCGGGGTTTTCAGGTCGAGATCGCGCCAGCCGAGATTGGTCGAGGCATGCACCACGCCGTCGTCGTCCACGATGCCCGGGGTGGCGATGCCGATGCCGATGATGCGGCCGTC
Above is a window of Bifidobacterium eulemuris DNA encoding:
- a CDS encoding TetR/AcrR family transcriptional regulator — translated: MHHVSNDKRARQSAELICDGLERCLREKEYRKIHVRDICERSYVSRATFYRLFDAIDDVLSYRCDRIFQELADELSQRRFATNRDLLLVFIERWLGHGTLVSTLVENNLTGIIYDTHMRNGELMKRIFADASTMTDAESDYLVSILTNILPAVMNTWHLHGQTESPEEIYAHAGASIAVIADALNR
- a CDS encoding HXXEE domain-containing protein; translated protein: MAMNKTGLSWWSDRAWLWFGWCVTAVITVLILLNWRTWSAELKLVAAIAALIPVHATEEWVFPGGFNFQYNTFLYRSARPDRYPMCRASDMITVLGVTIMYAVVAFAYAVGGGAVHAGVLMSAMAFSALEVVFHTYCGVRAYLMYRSKGKTTIYGPGSITAYLGFGVLGVLMFYSLRDMSIGASDWGLCALILAAIVCFCFIPEQAFKNKVDSYYFETNGYYDRFLK
- a CDS encoding carbohydrate kinase family protein; this translates as MSTPIVLSLGELLWDMLPTGKRAGGAPVNFAYHAMKNGADGYSISAVGEDELGDELLEEAKKAGIHTIIQRNAWPTSTVEVSLKNGIPEYTIVKGVAWDHILYTRELIDVVAKADAVCFGTLALRSPESHDTITELLKHTKPGAMKFFDINLRGDHYSKELIEELLNAATVLKINDEELLLLRDMFDIRGTSGEDAGRWFIEEFDLDYVILTAGSAYSTILSKKGESSTVDTPHVTVTDTVGAGDSFSGTFTAHILAGEPLTEAHRRAVNTAAYVCTQAGAWPEYPDTMPDYLAEIGK
- a CDS encoding ROK family transcriptional regulator codes for the protein MVNATTPANTTASQASISESNRSRILQHLYHHGVSSRAQIAKALELTPAAITKITARLIEAGVIKETGDIEGSKNRRSIGLKLDTSHFRVIGVKFARSLVQIGVFDLAGNRLSLDNLPTVSNDTVWDTIATIHTKVNDLLANDKRIMAVGMAVPGPYLRGIGRIAVVSSMQEWRKVNFLREFADAFRVPVFLEQDARAGALAEYLFDPDIAANNLAYYLVGEGVGLGAIDNGHLINGALGAATEIGHVSIDVNGRPCDCGNVGCLERYCSASAIHELVNATDGLIPGSADMSHAEACRALFALCDAGDATANHLLRQVARFVGYGCVTIFNAFNPSHIVLGDIVSEAGAPLLNEVRRVVDERVISELNDSTTITLSGLSTDAAVAGAAAVAITQFLEHPSVFFDVT
- a CDS encoding ROK family transcriptional regulator, with translation MQRPTTELSGYAFGKPSKAGPADARRNNRTLIFSLLFPDGRLSRAEIGRRTGLSRVAVSDVVSEMLDEGLIREVGQAPSHSKGKRGTLLSIDADRLRAISVDLSQAHLIRAAVTDLLGRPLAHAEAAVLDGQQITVDTICEAIEALPKPDGRIIGIGIATPGIVDDDGVVHASTNLGWRDLDLKTPIERRFDLPVTVDNDAIAAMMAERFFGQGGPNLLFVRVRRGIGSAILVDDTVVIGENHAAGEIAHISLEPQGPPCPCGKRGCLERLTSAPVIYSQLHDSPPDAHADILAEAARRLGQALAMPIGMFDLGDVCVYGPADIINDGFIDALQSHLDQTTDSTWRERTLVRRGQCGDDITIQGEAVAVIYRHIKRL